In Entelurus aequoreus isolate RoL-2023_Sb linkage group LG13, RoL_Eaeq_v1.1, whole genome shotgun sequence, a genomic segment contains:
- the LOC133663906 gene encoding distal membrane-arm assembly complex protein 2-like gives MSATLVSLLRCCQRPSWLLVVKRPWSSSPVSTPSLYTKMMLFLTQRFYDVEMFLGWKYQFIRTQKKKQNSYFYYTESHYGADIASAYFVLKLKGGFRFVGQSEWFRADRNGKFNWDFLNYKDTPLEEVDMSYTIMNYIGLSNLEKQQLLQTLSVRGCPEVDDWFLARLHVLQDSLKELDISHCPRITIGGLAALRNLKGLRRLDVSSLPGITNPGLVVILLEEMLPQCEVIANGYEYSLESVS, from the exons ATGTCGGCCACCTTGGTG TCTCTACTCAGGTGCTGTCAGCGACCATCTTGGCTCCTTGTTGTCAAGCGACCATGGAGCTCCAGCCCCGTGAGCACGCCTTCCCTGTACACAAAGATGATGCTCTTCCTCACCCAGCGCTTCTATGACGTTGAGATGTTCCTCGGTTGGAAGTATCAGTTTATTAGGACACAAAAAAAGAAGCAGAactc TTACTTCTATTACACTGAGAGCCATTACGGGGCTGACATTGCTTCCGCCTACTTTGTCTTGAAACTAAAGGGAGGATTTCG CTTTGTTGGCCAGTCAGAATGGTTCCGTGCAGACCGCAACGGCAAGTTCAACTGGGACTTCTTGAATTACAAAGACACACCTCTTGAGGAAGTCGACATGAGCTATACAATCATGAATTACATTGGATTGTCCAACTTGG AGAAGCAGCAGCTTTTGCAGACTCTGTCCGTAAGAGGGTGTCCTGAAGTGGACGACTGGTTCCTGGCCAGGCTCCATGTGCTCCAAGACTCCCTAAAGGAGCTGGACATCTCTCATTGTCCACGCATCACCATCGGCGGGCTGGCTGCCCTGAGGAACCTCAA GGGCCTGCGTCGTTTGGATGTGTCATCCCTCCCAGGGATTACAAATCCAGGTTTGGTGGTCATCCTGTTAGAAGAAATGCTTCCACAATGCGAGGTCATCGCTAACGGCTATGAGTACAGTTTAGAGTCGGTGAGTTGA